The proteins below come from a single Sphingomonas carotinifaciens genomic window:
- a CDS encoding MOSC domain-containing protein has protein sequence MTGTLAGIARRARPKAPMEVLTSAAVTLDGGVEGDWRGQVKPGGRGRRQVSLIERRDWLAAMAELGTDLPWQERRANLLVDDFDLPQVPGTRLRIGPVLLEITVECDPCIRMEAVAPGLEAALTPDWRGGALARVIEGGTIAVGDQIRIEEA, from the coding sequence ATGACGGGTACGCTTGCAGGCATCGCACGGCGTGCCCGCCCCAAGGCACCGATGGAGGTGCTGACCAGCGCGGCGGTGACGCTGGATGGCGGGGTCGAGGGCGATTGGCGGGGCCAGGTAAAGCCCGGCGGCCGCGGCCGGCGGCAGGTGTCGCTGATCGAGCGGCGCGACTGGCTGGCGGCGATGGCCGAGCTGGGCACCGACCTGCCCTGGCAGGAGCGGCGTGCGAACCTGCTGGTCGATGATTTCGACCTGCCGCAGGTGCCGGGGACGCGGTTGCGCATCGGCCCGGTGCTGCTGGAAATCACGGTGGAATGCGATCCGTGCATCCGGATGGAGGCGGTGGCGCCCGGGCTGGAGGCGGCGTTGACCCCGGACTGGCGCGGCGGCGCGCTGGCGCGCGTGATCGAGGGCGGAACGATCGCTGTCGGCGATCAGATCAGGATCGAGGAAGCATGA
- the gap gene encoding type I glyceraldehyde-3-phosphate dehydrogenase, which translates to MTVKVAINGFGRIGRLVARAILERGAGELELVAINDLADAKSNAWLFSRDSVHGKYPGEVHAEGNDIVIDGKHIRVTAERDPANLPHKELGVDLVLECTGFFTDKASCQKHLDAGAKKVLISAPGKGVDLTVVYGVNHDKLEAGHTIVSNASCTTNCLAPVAKVLNDAIGIERGLMTTVHAYTNDQKILDQIHPDLRRARAAAMSMIPTTTGAARAVGEVLPELKGKLDGSAIRVPVPDVSLVDLTFTPKRDTTKDEVNAILKAAADEGPLKGVLVFSDEPLVSIDLMHSPQSSTVDSLETAVIDGKLVRVVSWYDNEWGFSNRMVDTATAMAKFL; encoded by the coding sequence ATGACGGTCAAGGTTGCAATCAACGGCTTCGGCCGCATCGGTCGTCTGGTCGCCCGCGCCATTCTGGAGCGTGGCGCAGGCGAACTGGAGCTGGTCGCGATCAACGACCTGGCAGACGCCAAGTCGAACGCCTGGCTGTTCAGCCGCGACAGCGTGCACGGCAAGTATCCGGGCGAGGTCCATGCCGAGGGCAACGACATCGTGATCGACGGCAAGCACATCCGCGTGACCGCCGAGCGCGATCCGGCCAACCTGCCGCACAAGGAACTGGGCGTCGACCTGGTGCTGGAGTGCACCGGCTTCTTCACGGACAAGGCATCGTGCCAGAAGCATCTGGATGCCGGCGCCAAGAAGGTGCTGATCTCGGCACCCGGCAAGGGCGTGGACCTGACCGTCGTGTACGGCGTGAACCATGACAAGCTGGAGGCCGGTCACACGATCGTGTCGAACGCGTCGTGCACCACCAACTGCCTGGCACCGGTGGCCAAGGTGCTGAACGATGCGATCGGCATCGAGCGCGGCCTGATGACCACGGTGCATGCCTATACCAACGACCAGAAGATCCTCGACCAGATCCACCCGGACCTGCGCCGCGCGCGCGCCGCGGCGATGTCGATGATCCCGACCACCACGGGTGCCGCCCGCGCGGTCGGCGAGGTCCTGCCCGAGCTGAAGGGCAAGCTGGACGGCTCGGCGATCCGCGTGCCGGTGCCCGATGTCAGCCTGGTCGACCTGACCTTCACGCCCAAGCGCGACACCACCAAGGACGAGGTGAACGCGATCCTGAAGGCCGCCGCGGACGAGGGCCCGCTGAAGGGTGTGCTGGTCTTCTCGGACGAGCCGCTGGTCTCGATCGACCTGATGCACTCGCCGCAATCCTCGACCGTCGACAGCCTGGAGACGGCGGTGATCGACGGCAAGCTGGTGCGCGTGGTCAGCTGGTACGACAATGAATGGGGCTTCTCCAACCGCATGGTCGACACCGCGACCGCCATGGCGAAGTTCCTCTGA
- a CDS encoding cell division protein ZapA, with protein MAQVTLSIGGRPHTVQCRDGEEARLRTLGQVLDQRWTAALRAAGGQHGERAMLFVALMLADDLEAVERQPPAGAAISEATLDRIADRLESLANALEQTGPSA; from the coding sequence ATGGCACAGGTCACGCTCAGCATCGGCGGCCGCCCGCACACCGTGCAATGCCGCGATGGCGAAGAGGCGCGGCTGCGCACGCTGGGGCAGGTTCTCGATCAGCGCTGGACCGCGGCGCTGCGCGCTGCCGGCGGCCAGCACGGCGAACGCGCGATGCTGTTCGTCGCCCTGATGCTCGCCGACGACCTCGAAGCCGTCGAGCGCCAGCCCCCGGCGGGCGCCGCGATCAGCGAGGCGACGCTCGATCGCATCGCCGATCGGCTGGAAAGTCTCGCCAATGCCCTTGAGCAAACCGGTCCGAGCGCCTAA
- a CDS encoding 5-formyltetrahydrofolate cyclo-ligase: protein MTDKRALRARMRAVRDGHDRVRALPVPAAFLAMLQGARTIASYMPVGAEADPAPFTDAARKAGLAVALPHVIDRATPLRFLNWDGIAPLVTGPFGLRQPLPAAPPATPDIILTPLVAFDARGNRLGQGAGHYDRAFAEFPDARRIGIAWSVQQVDALAPDAWDIPLHAIATELDWIVP, encoded by the coding sequence ATGACCGATAAACGCGCCCTGCGCGCCCGCATGCGGGCGGTTCGCGACGGGCATGATCGCGTCCGTGCCCTGCCCGTTCCCGCCGCCTTTCTGGCGATGCTGCAAGGTGCCCGCACGATCGCCAGCTACATGCCGGTCGGCGCGGAGGCCGATCCCGCGCCCTTCACCGACGCGGCGCGCAAGGCCGGGCTCGCCGTGGCGCTGCCCCATGTCATCGATCGCGCCACGCCGCTGCGTTTCCTCAACTGGGACGGCATCGCGCCGCTCGTCACCGGCCCCTTCGGCCTGCGCCAGCCCTTGCCCGCAGCACCGCCCGCCACGCCGGATATCATCCTCACTCCCCTCGTCGCCTTTGACGCGCGGGGCAACCGGCTGGGCCAAGGCGCCGGCCACTATGACCGCGCCTTCGCCGAATTTCCCGATGCCCGCCGCATCGGCATCGCCTGGAGCGTGCAACAGGTCGATGCCCTCGCGCCCGACGCCTGGGACATCCCGCTGCACGCGATCGCCACCGAACTCGATTGGATCGTCCCATGA
- a CDS encoding DUF2842 domain-containing protein: MNPSWRKPAGMLLILAIIAAWAILITSLSATVGRWHWTLQLVFYLVTGIVWITPMKPLLRWMEGGRR, translated from the coding sequence ATGAACCCCAGTTGGCGCAAACCCGCAGGCATGCTCCTGATCCTCGCGATCATCGCCGCCTGGGCGATCCTGATCACCAGCCTGTCCGCCACGGTCGGCCGCTGGCACTGGACGCTGCAATTGGTGTTTTATCTCGTCACCGGCATCGTCTGGATCACACCGATGAAGCCGCTCCTTCGCTGGATGGAAGGCGGGCGGCGATAG
- a CDS encoding AI-2E family transporter has protein sequence MGDSILGVPSGVDAEDAVRIAMRRDRLLAALTLTAGVGLVLALPFALKEGAEFFLPLTTALVIAVALVPVLEWLERRRVPSPLASILCVLIFLIVANVALAAIVVPATDFFRLLPSRLGRIQDNLAPLLDLYSNLERYVNRALRQVASTPVRSPSTPAVAPPSSILELAATSAPTVIVQFLFGVLVVFFFLSGWTRMRQQTITGRTSFDGAMATARVIQDVVDDVSAYLGTITIINLALGGAVAGVLALYGMPYPLMWGGIVALLNYIPYFGPVIGAILLALGGLMTFGDIWTALVPPAIMYGMHLVEANAITPFVVGHRLTINPILILISLSFWGWVWGTIGALLAVPLLIIIQTVIKAAGKPDIAGFLFEHGTLVQQQQDRRKPAAKEP, from the coding sequence ATGGGGGACAGTATCCTGGGCGTTCCGAGCGGCGTCGACGCGGAGGATGCGGTGCGGATCGCGATGCGGCGCGACCGGCTGCTCGCCGCGCTGACCCTGACCGCGGGGGTGGGGCTGGTGCTGGCGCTGCCCTTTGCGTTGAAGGAAGGGGCGGAGTTCTTCCTGCCGCTGACCACCGCACTGGTGATCGCGGTGGCGCTGGTGCCGGTTCTGGAATGGCTGGAGCGGCGGCGGGTGCCGTCGCCGCTGGCGTCGATCCTGTGCGTGCTGATCTTCCTGATCGTCGCCAATGTCGCGCTGGCCGCGATCGTGGTGCCGGCGACCGACTTCTTCCGGCTGCTGCCGAGCCGGCTGGGGCGCATCCAGGACAATCTGGCGCCGCTGCTCGACCTGTATTCCAACCTGGAACGCTATGTGAACCGCGCGCTGCGGCAGGTGGCGTCGACGCCGGTGCGATCGCCCTCGACCCCGGCGGTGGCGCCGCCGTCTTCCATTCTGGAACTGGCGGCGACGTCGGCGCCGACGGTGATCGTGCAGTTCCTGTTCGGGGTGCTGGTGGTGTTCTTCTTCCTGTCGGGGTGGACGCGGATGCGCCAGCAGACGATCACCGGGCGGACGAGCTTCGATGGGGCGATGGCGACGGCGCGGGTGATCCAGGACGTGGTGGACGACGTGTCGGCCTATCTGGGGACGATCACGATCATCAACCTGGCGCTGGGCGGGGCGGTGGCCGGGGTGCTGGCGCTCTACGGCATGCCCTATCCGCTGATGTGGGGCGGCATCGTCGCGCTGTTGAACTACATCCCCTATTTCGGGCCGGTGATCGGCGCGATCCTGCTGGCGCTGGGCGGGCTGATGACCTTTGGCGACATCTGGACCGCGCTGGTGCCGCCGGCGATCATGTACGGCATGCACCTGGTGGAGGCGAACGCGATCACGCCGTTCGTGGTGGGCCACCGGCTGACGATCAATCCGATCCTGATCCTGATCTCGCTGAGCTTCTGGGGATGGGTGTGGGGCACGATCGGCGCGCTGCTGGCGGTGCCGCTGCTCATCATCATCCAGACCGTCATCAAGGCGGCGGGCAAGCCCGATATCGCCGGTTTCCTGTTCGAGCACGGCACGCTGGTCCAGCAGCAGCAGGACCGCCGCAAGCCGGCCGCGAAAGAGCCGTGA
- a CDS encoding FGGY family carbohydrate kinase, giving the protein MREYLLVLDEGTTSTRAMLFTAEGRCVASEASALTQHYSRPGWVEHDAAEIWRRSLNVTAAMVAQAGGADRIAAIGIANQRETVVFWDKATGEPLAPAIVWQDRRTAAECRQLREHGHEPLVQARSGLILDPYFSASKIGWALRHWPQLAEAGNRLAIGTVESWLVWKLTGGLHITDASNASRTALMNTAPGGGWDDDLAALFDVPLSALPEITDCAGRFGTTSAFGGAIPITGLAGDQQAATIGQSCLKPGETKATFGTGAFILSVTGTRACTSGHRLLSTIAWQVGGMRTYALEGSVFVAGSLIQWLRDSLSLIRDAAETDALARSVPDSAGVYLVPALSGLGAPWWEPDARAAISGLSFASNKAHVVRAALEAMAHQAHDLKTAFAADGQDWRRLRIDGGMVANDWMAQDLADMLALEVERPHFAETTALGAAMLAGVGIGLFSSLEEAAAMRGATTAFRPSLDASTRAARLSGWADAVRRVTGA; this is encoded by the coding sequence ATGCGTGAATATCTTCTGGTCCTGGACGAGGGCACCACCTCCACCCGCGCGATGCTGTTCACCGCCGAGGGCCGCTGCGTCGCCAGCGAGGCGTCGGCCCTGACCCAGCATTATTCCCGACCCGGCTGGGTCGAGCACGACGCCGCCGAAATCTGGCGCCGCTCGCTCAACGTCACCGCCGCGATGGTCGCGCAGGCCGGCGGGGCGGACCGGATCGCCGCGATCGGCATCGCCAACCAGCGCGAAACCGTGGTGTTCTGGGACAAGGCGACCGGCGAGCCGCTCGCCCCCGCCATCGTCTGGCAGGATCGCCGCACCGCCGCCGAATGCCGCCAGTTGCGCGAGCATGGCCACGAACCGCTCGTCCAGGCGCGCTCCGGCCTGATCCTCGATCCCTATTTCTCCGCCTCCAAGATCGGCTGGGCGCTGCGTCACTGGCCGCAACTGGCCGAAGCCGGCAACCGGCTGGCGATCGGCACCGTGGAAAGCTGGCTGGTCTGGAAACTGACCGGTGGCCTCCACATCACCGACGCCAGCAACGCCAGCCGCACCGCGCTGATGAACACCGCCCCCGGCGGCGGCTGGGACGACGACCTGGCAGCGTTGTTCGACGTGCCGCTGTCCGCGCTGCCCGAGATCACCGACTGCGCCGGCCGCTTCGGCACCACCAGCGCCTTTGGCGGCGCCATCCCGATCACCGGGCTTGCCGGCGACCAGCAGGCCGCCACCATCGGCCAGTCCTGCCTCAAGCCCGGCGAGACCAAGGCGACCTTCGGCACCGGTGCCTTCATCCTGTCGGTCACCGGCACCCGCGCCTGCACCTCCGGCCATCGCCTGCTATCCACCATCGCGTGGCAGGTCGGCGGCATGCGCACCTATGCGCTGGAAGGATCGGTGTTCGTCGCCGGCAGCCTGATCCAGTGGCTGCGCGATTCGCTCAGCCTGATCCGCGACGCCGCCGAAACCGACGCGCTCGCCCGCAGCGTGCCGGACAGCGCCGGTGTCTATCTCGTTCCCGCGCTCAGCGGCCTCGGCGCCCCCTGGTGGGAGCCGGACGCGCGCGCCGCCATTTCCGGGCTCAGCTTCGCCTCGAACAAGGCGCATGTCGTGCGTGCCGCGCTGGAGGCGATGGCGCATCAGGCGCACGACCTTAAAACCGCCTTCGCCGCCGACGGTCAGGACTGGCGCCGCCTGCGCATCGACGGGGGCATGGTCGCCAATGACTGGATGGCGCAGGATCTGGCCGACATGCTCGCGCTGGAGGTCGAACGGCCGCACTTTGCGGAGACGACCGCGCTTGGCGCCGCAATGCTCGCCGGCGTTGGCATCGGCCTGTTCAGTTCACTGGAGGAGGCCGCGGCGATGCGCGGAGCCACCACCGCCTTCCGCCCCTCGCTGGACGCGTCGACCCGCGCCGCGCGTCTTTCCGGCTGGGCGGACGCCGTTCGCCGTGTCACCGGCGCCTAG
- a CDS encoding 3-hydroxyacyl-CoA dehydrogenase NAD-binding domain-containing protein, with product MTTTASPIRTERHDDILVIVSDNPPVNALGAAVRQGLEAAVKQGVADASITAMVIRCDGRTFFAGADITEFGKPMQAPLLPMLVDMIEASDKPIVAAIHGTALGGGCEVALACHYRVAAPSAKLGTPEVKLGLLPGAGGTQRLPRVAGIPLALEMTAKGDPVSARTALDAGLIDRIVGEDSLAEDALAFAREIRAKRPIPRASQRALAPDPDAVAAFTKANARRFRGFEAPAANIACVVKASETGYPEGVAFERSEFMRLMTGNQSAAQRHLFFAERQAARIDDVPAETALRPVDHVGIIGAGTMGGGIAMNFLSAGLPVTIVETSAEALDRGVAVIRRNYEATAAKGRMTPEQVERAMALLTPTLEFDALGTPDLVIEAVYENMEVKQDIFTRLDAIAKPGAILASNTSYLDIDAIAACTARPQDVVGMHFFSPANVMKLLEVVRGAKTAGDVLATVMALAKKIRKVAVVAGVTYGFIGNRMLIPRQTEANALLLEGASPEQIDRVHVEFGMPMGPFQMADLAGVDIGWHRDPARIESVRDQLAVEGRWGQKKQAGFYDYDEKRTPRSSPRVAEILDEWRLKTQTPQRQISDEEIVERTLYTMVNEGALILEEGKAQRASDIDVVWIYGYGWPVYRGGPMFWAKAEGYDKIVAGLDKHGFPVANSLRQGSIK from the coding sequence ATGACCACCACCGCCTCCCCCATCCGCACCGAACGACATGACGACATCCTCGTCATCGTCTCCGACAACCCACCGGTGAACGCGCTGGGCGCCGCTGTCCGACAGGGGCTGGAGGCGGCGGTGAAGCAGGGTGTCGCCGATGCGTCGATCACCGCGATGGTGATCCGCTGCGACGGCCGCACCTTCTTTGCCGGCGCCGACATCACCGAATTCGGCAAGCCGATGCAGGCACCGCTGCTCCCCATGCTGGTCGACATGATCGAGGCGTCGGACAAGCCGATCGTCGCCGCGATCCACGGCACCGCTCTGGGCGGCGGGTGCGAGGTGGCGCTTGCCTGCCACTATCGCGTCGCCGCGCCCTCCGCCAAGCTCGGCACGCCCGAGGTGAAGCTGGGCCTGCTCCCCGGTGCCGGCGGCACGCAGCGCCTGCCCCGGGTCGCGGGCATTCCGCTGGCCCTGGAAATGACGGCCAAGGGCGATCCGGTTTCCGCGCGCACCGCGCTCGATGCCGGCCTGATCGACCGCATCGTCGGCGAGGACAGCCTGGCCGAAGACGCGCTCGCCTTCGCCCGGGAGATCAGGGCCAAGCGCCCCATTCCCCGCGCGTCGCAGCGTGCGCTTGCCCCCGACCCGGACGCCGTCGCCGCCTTCACCAAGGCCAATGCCCGCCGCTTCCGCGGTTTCGAGGCGCCGGCCGCCAACATCGCCTGCGTCGTCAAGGCCAGCGAGACCGGCTACCCGGAGGGCGTCGCGTTCGAGCGTTCCGAATTCATGCGCCTGATGACGGGCAACCAGTCCGCCGCGCAGCGCCATCTGTTCTTCGCCGAGCGACAGGCCGCCCGCATCGACGACGTGCCCGCCGAAACCGCGCTCCGCCCCGTGGATCATGTCGGCATCATCGGTGCCGGCACGATGGGCGGCGGCATCGCCATGAATTTCCTGTCCGCCGGCCTGCCCGTCACCATCGTGGAAACCAGTGCCGAGGCGCTCGACCGCGGCGTTGCCGTTATCCGCCGCAATTACGAGGCGACCGCGGCCAAGGGCCGGATGACGCCCGAACAGGTCGAACGCGCCATGGCGCTGCTGACCCCGACCCTCGAATTCGACGCGCTCGGCACCCCCGATCTCGTCATCGAGGCCGTCTATGAGAATATGGAGGTGAAGCAGGATATCTTCACCCGCCTCGATGCCATCGCCAAGCCCGGCGCGATCCTGGCGTCGAACACCTCCTATCTCGATATCGACGCCATCGCCGCCTGCACCGCCCGGCCGCAGGACGTGGTGGGCATGCATTTCTTCTCCCCCGCCAACGTCATGAAATTGCTGGAAGTGGTCCGGGGCGCAAAGACGGCGGGCGACGTCCTCGCCACCGTCATGGCGCTTGCCAAGAAGATCCGGAAGGTCGCGGTGGTCGCCGGCGTCACCTATGGCTTTATCGGCAACCGTATGCTGATACCGCGCCAGACCGAGGCCAACGCCCTCCTGCTCGAAGGCGCCAGCCCCGAACAGATCGACCGCGTCCATGTCGAATTCGGCATGCCGATGGGCCCGTTCCAGATGGCCGACCTCGCCGGCGTCGACATCGGCTGGCACCGCGATCCGGCCCGCATCGAAAGCGTCCGCGACCAGCTCGCCGTGGAAGGGCGCTGGGGCCAGAAGAAACAGGCCGGCTTCTACGATTATGACGAGAAGCGCACGCCCCGGTCCAGCCCGCGCGTCGCCGAGATCCTCGACGAATGGCGCCTGAAGACGCAAACCCCGCAACGCCAGATCAGCGACGAGGAAATCGTCGAGCGCACCCTCTACACCATGGTCAACGAGGGCGCACTGATCCTGGAGGAAGGCAAGGCGCAGCGCGCGTCCGACATCGATGTGGTGTGGATCTACGGCTATGGCTGGCCGGTCTATCGCGGGGGCCCGATGTTCTGGGCAAAGGCCGAGGGCTATGACAAGATCGTCGCCGGCCTCGACAAGCACGGCTTTCCCGTCGCGAACAGCTTGCGCCAGGGCAGCATCAAATGA
- a CDS encoding acyl-CoA dehydrogenase family protein, with the protein MSDLATFRAETRAWLEENCPPEMREPVRSDADICWGGRRFQPSSPAQKDWLDRMAARGWTVPDWPRAYGGGGLSPAEAKILREEMRTLGARSPLYSFGISMLGPALLEYGTEEQKLDHLPKIARGEIRWCQGYSEPNAGSDLASLATWAEDAGDHYVVSGQKVWTSYADKADWIFCLVRTAKESKQGGISFVLFDMASPGVSTRPILLISGYSPFCETFFDGVKVPKANRVHHENKGWDVAKYLLGHEREMISGMGLGARGETALIDGALKAIGRDEAGRLADPLLRGQIALFDIRARAFAAMSERFMDELKAGQAHPAQPSMMKYYGTELNKARHELVMAAGGSAALEWESERSHGGAKPRAWLRTKANSIEGGTSEIQLNIIAKRILDLPGA; encoded by the coding sequence ATGAGCGACCTCGCCACCTTTCGCGCCGAAACCCGCGCTTGGCTGGAGGAAAACTGCCCGCCCGAAATGCGCGAGCCGGTCCGCTCCGACGCGGACATCTGCTGGGGCGGCCGCCGTTTCCAGCCCTCCTCGCCGGCGCAGAAGGATTGGCTCGACCGCATGGCGGCGCGCGGCTGGACAGTGCCCGACTGGCCGCGCGCTTACGGCGGCGGCGGCCTGTCGCCGGCAGAGGCCAAGATCCTGCGGGAGGAGATGCGCACGCTTGGCGCCCGCTCCCCGCTTTATTCCTTCGGCATCTCGATGCTCGGCCCCGCGCTGCTCGAATACGGCACCGAGGAACAGAAGCTCGACCACCTGCCAAAGATCGCGCGCGGTGAAATCCGCTGGTGCCAGGGCTATTCCGAACCCAATGCCGGCTCCGACCTCGCCTCGCTCGCCACTTGGGCGGAGGATGCCGGCGATCATTATGTCGTCTCGGGGCAAAAGGTCTGGACGTCCTACGCCGACAAGGCCGACTGGATCTTCTGTCTCGTCCGCACCGCGAAGGAGAGCAAGCAGGGCGGGATCAGCTTCGTCCTGTTCGACATGGCATCCCCCGGCGTCTCGACCCGGCCGATCCTGCTGATCAGCGGCTATTCGCCCTTTTGCGAAACATTTTTCGATGGCGTGAAGGTCCCCAAGGCCAACCGCGTCCACCACGAGAACAAGGGTTGGGACGTCGCCAAATATCTGCTCGGCCATGAGCGCGAGATGATCTCGGGCATGGGGCTGGGCGCGCGCGGCGAGACCGCGCTGATCGACGGCGCGCTGAAGGCGATCGGCCGGGACGAAGCGGGTCGCCTTGCCGATCCGCTGCTCCGCGGCCAGATCGCACTGTTCGACATTCGCGCCCGCGCCTTTGCCGCCATGAGCGAGCGGTTCATGGACGAGCTGAAGGCCGGCCAGGCGCATCCGGCGCAACCATCGATGATGAAATATTACGGCACCGAGCTGAACAAGGCGCGCCACGAACTCGTCATGGCAGCAGGCGGATCGGCCGCGCTGGAATGGGAGAGCGAACGCTCGCACGGCGGCGCGAAGCCCCGCGCCTGGCTGCGCACCAAGGCCAATTCGATCGAGGGCGGCACCAGCGAGATCCAGCTCAACATCATCGCCAAGCGCATCCTCGACCTGCCCGGCGCCTGA
- a CDS encoding acyl-CoA dehydrogenase family protein has translation MPLFLNEEQSMLRDTARDFIGDAAPPSHLRGLRDANDPTGFSRDLWKQFAELGFTGILIPEAQGGLGLGHVEAGVVLEEIGRNLSPSPFLSTAVAAVAALSDTPHAANVFPGIVSGDTVAALAIDEGPKHRDHIALRAERAGNGFRLSGTKRFVTHGHIADLILVAARTAGAPGEQAGLTLFLLDRDRAGLSADAHRLADAGLAADLVFDGVEVDADAVVGEVDAGAVPLARLLAAGRTGAAAELLGVGAGAMDRTVGYLKERRQFGQPIGSFQALQHRAAHLYSEMEVARAAVLKAQQLLDAGDAAADEAVSVAKAMSGLAATLAVQEGIQMHGGIGMTDEYDIGFFMKRARVLAEFFGDANYHADRLAVASGY, from the coding sequence ATGCCCCTGTTCCTGAACGAAGAACAGTCGATGCTGCGCGACACCGCGCGCGACTTCATCGGCGATGCCGCGCCGCCGTCGCATCTGCGCGGCTTGCGCGATGCCAACGACCCGACCGGCTTCTCGCGCGACCTTTGGAAGCAGTTCGCCGAGCTGGGCTTTACCGGCATCCTCATTCCCGAGGCACAAGGTGGCCTCGGCCTCGGCCATGTCGAGGCGGGGGTGGTGCTGGAGGAGATCGGCCGCAACCTTTCTCCGTCCCCGTTCCTGTCCACCGCAGTAGCGGCCGTCGCCGCGTTGAGCGATACGCCTCATGCCGCAAACGTCTTTCCCGGCATCGTCTCGGGCGACACTGTCGCCGCGCTCGCCATCGACGAAGGGCCCAAGCATCGCGATCATATCGCCCTGCGCGCCGAACGCGCGGGCAATGGCTTTCGCCTGTCGGGTACCAAGCGCTTCGTCACGCACGGTCACATCGCCGACCTGATCCTCGTCGCCGCCCGCACCGCAGGCGCACCCGGCGAACAGGCGGGCCTCACCCTCTTCCTGCTCGATCGCGACCGTGCCGGTCTGTCCGCGGACGCCCACCGGCTCGCCGATGCCGGCCTTGCCGCCGATCTCGTCTTCGACGGCGTGGAGGTCGACGCCGATGCCGTCGTCGGAGAGGTCGATGCCGGCGCCGTCCCCCTCGCCCGCCTGCTCGCCGCCGGCCGTACCGGCGCCGCGGCGGAGCTGCTGGGCGTCGGCGCCGGCGCGATGGACCGCACGGTCGGCTATCTCAAGGAACGCCGCCAGTTCGGCCAACCGATCGGCAGCTTCCAGGCACTGCAACACCGCGCCGCGCACCTGTATAGCGAGATGGAGGTGGCGCGCGCCGCGGTGCTGAAGGCGCAGCAACTGCTCGACGCGGGCGATGCGGCAGCGGACGAAGCGGTGTCGGTCGCCAAGGCGATGTCCGGCCTCGCCGCCACGCTCGCCGTACAGGAGGGCATCCAGATGCACGGCGGCATCGGCATGACGGACGAATATGACATCGGCTTCTTCATGAAGCGCGCGCGCGTTCTCGCGGAGTTCTTCGGCGATGCCAATTATCATGCCGACCGGCTGGCCGTCGCATCGGGCTATTGA
- a CDS encoding acyl-CoA thioesterase — MDDTTDPRRLAQDLVDLLDVEELDTDLYRGRRQPGGVGRVFGGQVIAQALQAAQRATDAPKVAHSLHAYFMRPGDEDFPIIYRVVRDFEGRSFATRRVIAMQRGRPILNMACSFQMPEDGLVHQDMMPEVPPPESLRSEAELRRDTADAIPEKLRRLLLRERPIEMRPVYPHDWMSPEKHAPRQAIWFRLVAPIDADDAMHRAILAYASDMALLGTAMLPHGVHWLTPSIQTASLDHALWLHEPFRADEWLLYVTDSPWAGHARGFNRGTIFAADGRLVASVAQEGLIRQRT, encoded by the coding sequence ATGGATGATACCACCGATCCCCGCCGCCTTGCGCAAGACCTAGTCGACCTGCTCGACGTCGAGGAACTGGATACCGACCTCTATCGCGGCCGTCGCCAGCCCGGCGGGGTCGGCCGCGTCTTTGGCGGACAGGTCATCGCGCAGGCCTTGCAGGCGGCACAGCGCGCCACCGACGCGCCCAAGGTCGCCCATTCGCTCCACGCCTATTTCATGCGGCCCGGCGACGAGGATTTCCCGATCATCTACCGCGTCGTCCGCGATTTCGAGGGGCGCAGCTTCGCCACCCGCCGGGTGATCGCCATGCAGCGCGGCCGGCCGATCCTCAACATGGCATGCTCGTTCCAGATGCCCGAGGACGGCCTGGTGCATCAGGACATGATGCCCGAGGTGCCGCCCCCGGAATCCCTGCGCAGCGAGGCGGAACTGCGCCGCGACACCGCCGACGCCATTCCCGAAAAGCTCCGCCGCCTGCTGCTGCGCGAACGCCCGATAGAGATGCGCCCGGTCTATCCGCACGACTGGATGTCGCCGGAAAAGCATGCCCCCAGACAGGCCATCTGGTTCCGCCTCGTCGCGCCCATCGACGCCGACGACGCGATGCACCGCGCGATCCTCGCCTATGCGTCGGACATGGCGCTGCTCGGCACCGCCATGCTGCCCCACGGTGTCCACTGGCTGACGCCCTCGATCCAGACCGCCAGCCTCGACCATGCGCTGTGGCTGCACGAGCCGTTCCGGGCCGACGAATGGCTGCTCTATGTCACTGACAGCCCCTGGGCTGGCCACGCACGCGGTTTCAACCGCGGCACCATCTTTGCCGCCGACGGTCGCCTCGTCGCCAGCGTCGCGCAGGAAGGCCTGATCCGTCAGCGCACCTGA